A portion of the Segatella copri DSM 18205 genome contains these proteins:
- a CDS encoding glutamate-5-semialdehyde dehydrogenase has product MELKETFQKVKAASKTLGLLSDEQRNEVLKAVADAIIAETPALLAANAEDLAKMDKANPLYDRLQLTEQRLQDIASDMRHVSTLPSPLGRVLKDKTLENGLHLQRVAVPFGVIGMIYEARPNVTYDVFSLCFKSGNACVLKGGKDANASNSAGVELIHRVLITFGIDPNVVTLLPATHEATGEMLNAVGYIDLCIPRGGKKLINFVRDTAKVPVIETGAGVVHCYFDKDGDLEMGKRIITNAKCRRVSVCNALDCLLIHENRLSDLPALCEGLAEKQTKIHADAKAYEALKGHYPDTLLYKAEESEAKMKEADANVKSIWNTEWLSMQMGIKTVVSEDEALDHIATYGSGHSESIVSNNETAQKKFQAMVDAACVYVNAPTSFTDGAQFGLGAEIGISTQKLGARGPMALEEITTYKWLITGQGQTRA; this is encoded by the coding sequence ATGGAACTGAAAGAGACTTTCCAAAAAGTGAAGGCAGCTAGCAAGACACTGGGCTTGCTCAGCGACGAACAACGTAATGAAGTGCTAAAGGCGGTGGCTGACGCTATCATCGCAGAGACTCCTGCGCTCCTTGCAGCGAACGCAGAAGACCTGGCGAAGATGGACAAGGCGAACCCGCTCTACGACCGATTGCAACTCACAGAGCAGCGACTCCAGGATATTGCTTCGGATATGCGACACGTAAGTACCCTGCCCTCACCGCTCGGAAGAGTTCTCAAAGACAAAACACTCGAAAATGGTTTGCATCTGCAGCGAGTAGCCGTTCCATTCGGAGTTATCGGCATGATTTATGAAGCCCGTCCTAATGTGACTTACGATGTTTTCTCACTCTGTTTCAAGAGTGGAAATGCGTGCGTACTGAAAGGTGGTAAGGATGCAAACGCCTCAAACTCAGCGGGTGTCGAACTTATCCACAGGGTGTTGATAACTTTTGGTATTGATCCGAATGTTGTTACACTGCTCCCTGCTACCCATGAAGCTACCGGCGAAATGCTGAATGCCGTGGGCTATATTGACCTCTGTATTCCTCGTGGAGGAAAGAAGCTCATCAACTTCGTCCGTGATACTGCCAAAGTTCCGGTTATCGAAACCGGAGCCGGCGTGGTACATTGTTACTTCGACAAGGATGGCGACCTGGAGATGGGCAAGCGCATCATCACCAATGCCAAGTGCCGAAGAGTGAGCGTATGCAATGCGCTCGACTGTCTGCTGATTCACGAAAACAGATTAAGCGACCTCCCTGCTCTCTGCGAGGGACTCGCCGAGAAACAGACCAAGATTCATGCAGATGCCAAGGCTTACGAAGCCTTAAAGGGACACTATCCTGACACCTTATTATATAAGGCAGAGGAAAGCGAAGCGAAGATGAAAGAGGCTGATGCCAACGTGAAGAGTATCTGGAACACCGAATGGCTCAGCATGCAGATGGGCATCAAAACCGTTGTTTCAGAAGATGAAGCACTCGACCATATCGCCACTTACGGAAGCGGACATAGCGAGAGCATTGTTTCCAACAATGAAACTGCCCAGAAGAAGTTCCAGGCGATGGTAGATGCAGCCTGCGTTTATGTGAATGCTCCAACCAGTTTCACCGATGGCGCACAGTTCGGATTGGGCGCAGAGATTGGCATCAGTACCCAAAAGCTTGGAGCCCGCGGACCAATGGCGCTAGAAGAGATTACCACCTACAAGTGGTTGATTACAGGTCAGGGACAGACAAGAGCCTAA
- a CDS encoding lipocalin family protein, producing the protein MKKLHFSLLAILFALFAMVSFTACSSDDEDTPSPEDVQTYIIGMWQPTHVTGYDWDENDKPAKVDQDIDIDDAISFEFKQGGTFNEYFWTGNKWKIDCSGEAYTISGNKLTTYEEDGINVLDVYTIQSINSTTMVLKYNLDGNASYPSTITFKKIK; encoded by the coding sequence ATGAAAAAGTTACATTTTTCTCTTTTGGCGATTCTTTTCGCCTTGTTTGCAATGGTGTCTTTCACTGCTTGTTCTTCAGATGACGAAGACACGCCTTCCCCAGAAGATGTCCAGACATACATCATTGGAATGTGGCAACCTACACATGTAACAGGCTATGACTGGGATGAAAATGACAAGCCTGCTAAAGTAGATCAGGACATAGACATTGATGATGCTATCTCTTTCGAATTCAAGCAAGGTGGCACTTTCAATGAGTATTTTTGGACTGGAAACAAATGGAAAATAGATTGTTCCGGAGAAGCCTATACTATCTCAGGCAACAAATTAACTACATACGAAGAAGATGGCATCAACGTTTTAGATGTGTATACCATACAGAGTATTAATTCGACAACTATGGTTTTAAAATACAATCTGGATGGCAACGCCTCATATCCTAGTACTATCACATTCAAGAAGATTAAATAA
- a CDS encoding AAA family ATPase has product MLIGRKEELKTLHQALIADESKFVAIYGRRRVGKTFLVREAFNNDFAFYHTGLANETNRIQLAEFNRSLTSYSKQKQSKLKDWYDAFDRLGQLLVQSTIPKKVVFIDEMPWMDSPRSNFLSALEHFWNGWASARKDILLIVCGSATSWIINKVIKNHGGLHNRVSIRIHLKPFCLRECELYSEEMGLRFNRRQVLEGYMIMGGVPFYWSQLKPGMSLAQNINQLFFSEDGNLRHEFDDLYDSLFKQPKPYLSIVDALATKKVGMTRTEILRTTKLTDNGKLTEYLENLEYCGFIRKYNCIGMKAKNALFQLMDNYTLFYYKFIKDSYINDAQYWTKITGKPEYNTWCGLAFERVCLQHVGQIKAKLGIQGVITTVYSWSVGGSKEKPGAQIDLLVDRSDDVINLCEIKYSKAPFQITNTIDASLQNKRERFIQETGTEKAVHLTMITTMGLSDNPYAWDVQSVVTMDDLFVL; this is encoded by the coding sequence ATGTTAATAGGTAGAAAAGAAGAACTGAAGACACTTCATCAAGCGTTGATTGCTGATGAGTCGAAGTTTGTTGCCATATATGGGCGCAGACGAGTGGGAAAGACTTTCCTGGTAAGGGAGGCCTTCAACAATGACTTTGCCTTTTATCATACAGGATTGGCAAATGAGACCAATCGCATACAATTGGCAGAGTTCAACCGTTCACTCACATCATATAGCAAACAGAAACAGTCGAAGTTAAAAGATTGGTATGATGCTTTTGACAGGTTGGGGCAACTGTTGGTGCAATCTACTATCCCCAAGAAAGTTGTGTTCATCGACGAGATGCCATGGATGGATTCTCCACGCTCCAATTTTCTTTCGGCTTTGGAACATTTCTGGAATGGATGGGCTTCCGCCCGCAAGGATATTCTCCTCATCGTTTGCGGCAGTGCTACCTCATGGATTATCAATAAGGTAATTAAAAATCATGGTGGATTGCACAACCGTGTGTCTATCCGTATTCACCTGAAACCGTTTTGCTTAAGGGAATGCGAACTCTATTCTGAAGAAATGGGACTGCGCTTTAATCGCCGACAGGTTTTGGAAGGCTATATGATCATGGGAGGTGTTCCGTTTTATTGGTCTCAACTGAAACCGGGAATGAGTCTGGCACAGAACATCAACCAGTTATTTTTCTCAGAAGATGGCAATCTTCGTCACGAGTTTGATGACTTATACGACTCTTTGTTCAAACAGCCTAAGCCTTATCTCTCGATAGTAGATGCTTTGGCAACCAAGAAAGTCGGAATGACCCGAACAGAAATCTTACGAACTACCAAATTGACCGACAATGGAAAGTTGACGGAATACTTAGAGAACTTGGAATACTGCGGATTTATCCGAAAATATAATTGCATCGGAATGAAAGCCAAGAATGCCTTATTCCAGCTAATGGACAATTACACCTTATTTTATTATAAGTTTATCAAGGACAGCTATATCAATGATGCACAATATTGGACAAAGATTACCGGCAAACCCGAGTACAATACGTGGTGCGGTTTGGCTTTTGAACGAGTATGCCTGCAGCATGTGGGGCAGATCAAGGCGAAGCTTGGCATTCAAGGAGTTATCACCACGGTTTATTCTTGGAGTGTAGGCGGGAGCAAGGAAAAGCCGGGAGCACAGATCGACTTGCTGGTAGACAGGAGCGATGATGTCATTAATCTCTGTGAAATCAAATACTCCAAGGCTCCTTTTCAGATAACTAATACGATAGATGCGAGTTTACAAAACAAGCGAGAGCGCTTCATCCAAGAGACTGGTACCGAAAAAGCCGTGCATCTTACAATGATTACGACCATGGGATTATCCGACAATCCTTATGCCTGGGATGTTCAGTCGGTAGTAACAATGGATGACTTGTTTGTTCTCTAA
- a CDS encoding DUF6377 domain-containing protein — translation MKVVLWFLMMFMPLMANASSVNEEQLFHRLDSYIAQRSKFTQRKEAKLLRLKKQLYMTSDKRSQLRLYNQIYREYYTYRYDSAMTYAKKGYQLAAQLQDDYFINLNKINRAAVLSTGGFYSQAEDLMLAMDVEKMSPKLLQYYYYTLTWVYNYWETFCNKSEFQEGLAAKKRFYLGKTLEHIGNKESALYYYLSGEFEYLKQRTSKKMLQFYMKALSASPLNSRVHASSAYCIARYYYDTDQKDLYEKYIVEAAISDQICPLKENLALQELSTYLYNKDASYAKRVAKYIYCSMEDAQFYNNRLRMVEISRILPLITETNHQAEVRKNRIVTASLVIVSILSLGFLAMAFFAFKMNKRLAKSRREIKSQNTLLDELNQKLLNTNKRRETYMHLFMDISAVYIKKLDDYRKLVSRKIKAKQTADLLTAINSYKLAEEEAANFYIRFDKAFIDLYPNFVEEFNQLLLPEKQIVLPAPNSLTKELRIYALMRLGITDGQELATLLFYSTQTIYNYKAAIRKRAKDLTTFDAAINQLCNVIG, via the coding sequence ATGAAAGTAGTATTGTGGTTCTTAATGATGTTTATGCCATTAATGGCAAATGCTTCTTCCGTAAACGAGGAACAGCTGTTCCATCGTTTAGACAGTTACATCGCTCAGCGAAGCAAGTTTACCCAAAGAAAAGAAGCGAAACTACTAAGACTCAAAAAGCAACTATACATGACTTCCGACAAGCGCAGCCAGCTTAGGCTCTATAACCAGATCTACAGAGAGTATTATACCTACCGTTACGACTCTGCCATGACATACGCCAAGAAGGGCTACCAGCTGGCAGCACAACTTCAGGATGATTATTTCATCAACCTGAATAAAATCAATCGTGCGGCAGTGCTGTCAACAGGCGGTTTCTACAGCCAGGCAGAAGACTTAATGCTCGCAATGGATGTGGAGAAAATGTCACCTAAGTTATTGCAATACTATTATTATACCTTGACTTGGGTATATAACTACTGGGAAACTTTCTGCAATAAGTCGGAGTTTCAAGAAGGATTGGCAGCCAAGAAACGTTTTTATTTAGGCAAGACTCTTGAACATATCGGCAACAAGGAATCCGCTCTTTATTACTATCTTTCAGGAGAGTTTGAATATCTAAAGCAGCGTACAAGCAAAAAGATGCTTCAGTTCTACATGAAGGCACTTTCAGCCAGTCCCCTGAACAGCCGTGTGCATGCCTCATCGGCTTATTGCATAGCCCGCTATTATTATGATACCGACCAAAAGGATTTATATGAAAAGTATATTGTAGAAGCAGCCATCTCAGACCAGATATGTCCCCTGAAGGAGAATCTTGCCCTTCAGGAACTTTCCACCTATCTATATAATAAGGATGCCTCCTATGCAAAGAGGGTTGCCAAATACATCTATTGCTCCATGGAGGATGCCCAATTCTACAACAACCGCCTCCGCATGGTAGAGATTTCCCGCATACTACCCCTTATCACAGAAACGAACCATCAGGCAGAAGTACGCAAGAACCGCATCGTAACAGCATCTCTCGTCATCGTGAGTATCCTGTCACTAGGATTCCTTGCCATGGCTTTCTTTGCATTCAAGATGAACAAGCGTCTAGCCAAGAGCCGTAGGGAGATAAAAAGCCAAAATACACTCTTGGACGAACTGAACCAGAAGCTGCTCAACACCAATAAGCGAAGAGAAACCTATATGCATTTATTTATGGACATCAGTGCTGTATATATCAAGAAACTGGATGATTATCGCAAATTGGTAAGCCGCAAAATCAAGGCAAAGCAAACTGCCGATCTTCTGACTGCCATCAACAGCTACAAGCTGGCAGAAGAAGAGGCTGCCAACTTCTATATTCGCTTCGACAAGGCATTCATTGACTTGTATCCGAATTTCGTGGAAGAGTTCAACCAACTGCTGTTGCCAGAAAAACAGATAGTTCTCCCTGCCCCTAACAGTCTTACCAAGGAACTGCGTATCTATGCACTGATGCGACTGGGAATTACGGATGGTCAGGAACTGGCCACCCTCCTGTTCTATTCTACGCAAACCATCTATAATTACAAGGCAGCCATCAGAAAGCGAGCCAAAGACCTCACCACTTTTGATGCAGCCATCAACCAACTATGCAATGTGATAGGCTAA
- a CDS encoding TonB-dependent receptor, giving the protein MALVAMSAASQVYALPSDESENKEKKEERNVMLNASDANKPREIQIGLPSEDVTVYENGLPAVYSSSVHRLSAHWRSDASLKGTDLMTPSESAIATGNIAYAVSSFSELGQKEFKGKLNYKANHFGMQNVDLNLSGGIGDNWLYTASMYQNFDPGSFKLRFTDYADRTQLYHFGITRILNDGKGRVSLLYKYSNSKNPGNFANAAPFIYSGDGSIKKIDGFDPGMDSYVQRQGSFQYLNTKSGKMETWNMSDGSENHANEIALISQYQFDNGWLWKFNAKYMNAPRANYVDYGGSTISQVSEADGYQLSDGSAYSGYIEGRRTWLHVGKVSNALLTTEISKQLNNHKLMIGLNEWYYHLNYYSSSFQWAGTVEAYPRTLSQIYVNPLDPTQTAHRSETFGYNELSPEYTKGSENKLALYFTDEWKVSPKFKVFYGGRLEYYRMSAEQISTPRFSGFHMGNYNTYATAADGSVVATEHSIEAKNVTKDKLNYAATLQLTYNLTRQFGLTADATIATRFPRISEYAGTGPTEEQYKRVTIPLIRGGIFYKNDWIDLSSMVTYISKSNNIDQQNLTKPGTTEGKTVLLIYNIQTLGWTTSAEINPFKNFHMHALFTYQKPVYKNYNASVTFSDGQSMGVNANNMIVKEIPQVLVELDPKYDITKNLNAWLSFRYFGKTYANLQEALYFNGHWETFGGINWNVNKKLSLGVSVINIFNEKGAKGTISGSELITKQEAGKYDGKYMSGSYLRPFTVEFSAGIKF; this is encoded by the coding sequence ATGGCTTTGGTAGCGATGTCTGCTGCAAGCCAAGTGTATGCACTTCCTTCCGACGAATCTGAAAACAAGGAGAAAAAGGAAGAGCGTAATGTGATGCTCAACGCATCTGATGCCAACAAGCCTCGTGAAATCCAGATAGGATTGCCAAGTGAGGATGTAACCGTATATGAGAACGGTCTTCCAGCCGTTTACTCTTCTTCCGTACACAGACTGTCTGCACATTGGCGTAGCGATGCCTCACTGAAAGGTACCGACTTGATGACTCCATCTGAGTCTGCCATTGCTACAGGTAATATTGCATACGCAGTTTCTTCTTTCAGCGAGTTGGGACAGAAAGAGTTCAAGGGCAAGCTCAACTATAAGGCAAACCATTTTGGTATGCAGAATGTAGACCTCAACCTGTCTGGTGGAATCGGTGACAATTGGCTTTATACTGCCAGTATGTATCAGAATTTCGATCCAGGTAGTTTCAAGCTTCGCTTTACTGATTATGCCGACCGTACCCAACTTTATCATTTCGGTATCACTCGCATCTTGAATGATGGAAAGGGACGTGTCTCCTTATTATATAAGTATTCCAACAGCAAGAACCCTGGCAATTTTGCCAATGCAGCCCCATTTATCTATTCTGGCGACGGTAGTATCAAGAAGATTGATGGCTTTGATCCGGGTATGGACTCATACGTGCAGCGTCAAGGTTCTTTCCAATACTTGAATACAAAGTCAGGAAAGATGGAGACATGGAATATGAGCGATGGCAGTGAGAATCATGCCAACGAAATTGCCCTCATCAGCCAGTATCAGTTTGATAATGGATGGTTGTGGAAATTCAACGCCAAGTATATGAATGCTCCACGTGCCAATTATGTAGATTACGGAGGAAGTACCATCTCTCAGGTGAGCGAGGCTGATGGCTATCAGCTTTCTGATGGGTCTGCCTACAGTGGCTATATAGAAGGCCGTCGCACCTGGTTGCATGTTGGTAAGGTGAGCAATGCGCTTTTGACTACCGAAATCTCTAAGCAGTTGAATAACCATAAGTTAATGATTGGTTTGAACGAGTGGTATTACCATCTCAATTACTATTCGTCTTCGTTCCAGTGGGCAGGCACCGTAGAAGCTTATCCACGCACATTGAGCCAGATATATGTCAATCCCCTTGATCCTACGCAGACAGCTCATCGTTCTGAAACTTTCGGTTATAATGAGTTGAGTCCAGAATACACCAAGGGTTCAGAGAACAAGTTGGCACTCTACTTTACCGACGAATGGAAGGTTAGTCCTAAGTTCAAGGTGTTCTATGGTGGTAGATTGGAGTACTACCGCATGTCTGCCGAGCAGATTTCTACTCCACGTTTCTCAGGATTCCACATGGGTAACTATAATACATACGCCACTGCTGCTGATGGTTCTGTTGTTGCTACCGAGCACAGCATCGAAGCAAAGAACGTAACCAAGGATAAATTGAATTATGCAGCCACCTTGCAGTTGACGTATAACCTTACCCGCCAGTTTGGTCTGACAGCCGATGCTACCATCGCCACCCGTTTCCCACGCATCAGCGAGTATGCAGGAACAGGACCTACCGAGGAGCAGTATAAGCGAGTAACCATTCCATTGATTCGTGGTGGTATTTTCTACAAGAACGATTGGATTGACCTCTCTTCAATGGTGACCTACATTTCAAAGTCGAACAATATCGACCAGCAGAATCTTACCAAGCCTGGCACTACAGAGGGCAAGACCGTGTTGCTCATCTATAACATCCAGACTTTGGGTTGGACAACCTCGGCAGAAATCAATCCGTTCAAGAACTTCCACATGCATGCACTCTTCACTTATCAGAAGCCGGTGTATAAGAACTATAATGCGAGCGTAACGTTCAGTGACGGTCAGTCTATGGGTGTGAATGCCAACAATATGATTGTCAAGGAGATTCCTCAGGTTCTTGTAGAGTTGGACCCTAAATACGACATCACCAAGAATCTGAATGCCTGGTTGAGCTTCCGTTACTTCGGTAAGACCTATGCCAACCTTCAGGAGGCACTCTACTTCAATGGTCACTGGGAGACTTTCGGCGGAATCAACTGGAATGTGAACAAGAAACTGAGCCTTGGCGTGAGTGTCATCAATATCTTCAACGAGAAGGGTGCCAAGGGTACCATTAGCGGCTCTGAGCTGATTACCAAGCAGGAAGCTGGCAAATATGACGGCAAGTACATGAGTGGTAGCTATCTCCGTCCGTTCACGGTGGAATTCTCTGCAGGAATCAAATTCTAA
- a CDS encoding alpha-galactosidase — translation MKKVFMIIAAMCMTSIMASAQKTIRVSTDKTDLVMQVSPKGRLYQVYLGDKLKNPSDYNHLKWDVYAASDGSVCQRGHEVYATSGAEDFFEPAVAVTHADGNMTTYLYYQSSEEKAISGGVETIITLKDKVYPLTVKLHYAAYPKENVIKAWSEISHKEKAPVTLWRYSSTMLYFKANKYFVTNYHSDWAKEGQPETCQLTAGKKIVDTKLGTRAAMQEEPFFELGFDEPAKENEGKVMLGTIGWPGNFRFTFEVDNVGALRVIPAINPYASNYKLKAGETFTTPEFIFAMSDNGIGEASRNLHNWARQYQVNMGMEDRLTLLNNWENTGFDFNQQSLAELMKDAKDLGVDMFLLDDGWFANKYPRKDDHAGLGDWEATKSKLPDGISGLVRDAKKAGVKFGIWIEPEMVNPKSELFEKHPDWVIMQPKRDTYYYRNQLVLDISNPKVQDYVFGIVDRIMTENPDVAYFKWDCNSVITNIYSPYHKENQGNFYIDHVRGIYKVLTRIHKKYPKLPMMLCSGGGGRMDYEMLKYFTEFWCSDDTDPYERLYIQWSLSKFFPAKTMGSHVTNWNKNTSVKFRTDVCSSCKLGFDIDLKSLSGDEYKFVQNAVKNYDSMKPMILEGDQYRLVSPYEGNHCAINYVSKDKQRAVLFAYDLHPRYKEPVMNVKMQGLDADKVYTVKETNLMPGKESDLECNGKQYSGDYLMKVGLNVFSQTDGTSHVLVLE, via the coding sequence ATGAAAAAGGTATTTATGATTATCGCAGCGATGTGCATGACATCTATCATGGCATCTGCTCAAAAGACCATCCGAGTGTCAACCGACAAGACCGACCTCGTGATGCAGGTTTCTCCTAAGGGTCGCCTCTACCAAGTGTATCTGGGTGACAAGTTGAAGAATCCTTCAGATTACAATCATCTGAAGTGGGATGTATATGCGGCTTCTGATGGTTCCGTCTGCCAGCGAGGTCATGAGGTTTATGCAACCTCTGGTGCTGAAGATTTCTTCGAGCCGGCAGTGGCAGTGACCCATGCAGATGGTAACATGACCACCTATTTGTATTATCAGTCTTCTGAAGAAAAGGCTATCAGTGGAGGTGTTGAGACCATCATCACGCTTAAGGACAAGGTGTATCCGCTGACCGTGAAGCTCCACTATGCAGCTTACCCTAAGGAGAACGTCATCAAGGCGTGGAGCGAAATTTCTCATAAGGAGAAAGCTCCGGTTACGCTTTGGAGATATAGCTCAACAATGCTTTATTTCAAGGCAAACAAGTATTTCGTTACCAATTATCATAGCGACTGGGCTAAGGAAGGACAGCCTGAAACTTGCCAGTTGACTGCTGGTAAGAAGATTGTTGATACCAAGTTGGGTACTCGTGCAGCCATGCAGGAGGAGCCGTTCTTTGAACTGGGATTCGATGAGCCTGCCAAGGAGAATGAGGGCAAGGTGATGCTTGGAACCATCGGATGGCCTGGGAACTTCCGATTTACCTTCGAGGTAGATAACGTGGGAGCTCTTCGGGTTATTCCTGCCATCAATCCATACGCCTCTAACTATAAGCTGAAGGCTGGTGAGACGTTCACTACCCCTGAGTTTATCTTTGCCATGAGCGATAATGGTATTGGTGAGGCTTCCCGTAATTTGCACAATTGGGCTCGCCAGTATCAGGTAAACATGGGTATGGAAGATCGCCTTACGCTCTTGAACAACTGGGAGAATACAGGCTTCGACTTCAACCAGCAGAGTCTTGCAGAGTTGATGAAGGATGCCAAGGACCTGGGTGTTGATATGTTTTTGCTTGATGATGGTTGGTTTGCCAACAAGTATCCTCGCAAGGACGACCATGCAGGTCTCGGCGACTGGGAGGCTACCAAGAGCAAACTGCCTGATGGAATATCTGGATTGGTAAGAGATGCCAAGAAGGCTGGTGTAAAGTTTGGTATTTGGATTGAGCCTGAGATGGTGAATCCTAAGAGCGAACTCTTTGAGAAGCATCCTGACTGGGTCATCATGCAGCCAAAGCGTGATACCTATTATTACCGCAACCAGCTGGTACTTGATATCAGTAATCCTAAGGTACAGGATTATGTGTTCGGCATCGTGGATCGTATCATGACGGAGAATCCGGATGTGGCTTACTTCAAGTGGGACTGCAACAGTGTGATTACCAATATCTATTCTCCATATCATAAGGAGAATCAGGGTAATTTCTATATCGATCATGTCCGTGGTATCTACAAGGTCCTTACCCGTATTCATAAGAAGTATCCTAAGTTGCCGATGATGCTCTGCTCTGGCGGTGGCGGCAGAATGGATTACGAGATGCTTAAGTATTTTACCGAGTTCTGGTGTTCAGACGATACGGATCCATACGAGCGCCTCTACATCCAGTGGAGTCTGTCAAAGTTCTTCCCAGCCAAGACCATGGGTTCGCATGTAACCAATTGGAACAAGAATACCAGTGTGAAGTTCCGCACCGATGTTTGCAGTTCATGTAAGTTGGGCTTTGATATCGACCTCAAGTCGCTTTCTGGTGATGAATACAAGTTTGTGCAGAATGCTGTCAAGAACTACGATAGCATGAAGCCGATGATTCTTGAGGGCGACCAGTATCGTCTGGTTTCTCCATACGAAGGCAACCACTGTGCCATTAACTATGTAAGTAAGGACAAGCAGCGTGCCGTTCTCTTTGCTTACGACTTGCATCCACGCTACAAGGAGCCTGTGATGAATGTGAAGATGCAGGGATTGGATGCCGATAAGGTTTATACCGTAAAGGAGACCAATCTGATGCCTGGAAAGGAATCTGATTTGGAGTGCAATGGCAAGCAGTACAGCGGTGACTATCTGATGAAGGTCGGCTTGAATGTATTCAGCCAGACCGATGGAACGAGCCACGTATTGGTATTAGAATAA
- a CDS encoding transposase, which translates to MEITKDKVTELFCIIDEFYKVFDAENAGKLLLSEDRVKRRRRKASLSDSEIMTILLYFHFGSFRNFKHYYLFFIRETLKSYFPNAVSYNRFVELENRVFFPLMFFLNLRAFGRCNDRGEIIAFVLTGANVSDKDPTVFDVLAKRLYGKLFADKGYISQKFFDSLFEEGIQLVTGLRVNMKNKLMPFYDKMMLRKRYIIETINDLLKNTAQIVHSRHRSVANFIINIISALGAYCFFDNKPKALTGYVIEDTKQLSLF; encoded by the coding sequence ATGGAGATTACCAAGGACAAAGTTACAGAATTATTTTGTATTATTGATGAATTTTACAAAGTTTTTGATGCTGAAAATGCAGGAAAATTGCTTTTGAGTGAAGATAGAGTAAAGCGCAGACGACGTAAAGCCTCTTTATCTGATAGTGAAATCATGACGATTTTGCTGTATTTCCATTTCGGCTCGTTCCGAAACTTCAAGCATTATTACCTATTCTTTATTAGAGAAACTTTGAAGTCATATTTTCCAAATGCGGTGTCTTATAACCGTTTTGTAGAACTTGAAAATCGCGTATTCTTCCCTCTCATGTTCTTCCTGAATCTCCGTGCTTTTGGCAGATGTAATGATAGAGGTGAGATAATTGCTTTTGTTCTCACTGGTGCAAACGTTAGCGACAAAGATCCAACGGTATTCGATGTATTGGCTAAACGTCTGTATGGTAAGCTGTTTGCAGATAAAGGCTATATCTCGCAAAAATTCTTCGATTCGCTTTTTGAGGAAGGCATCCAGTTGGTTACAGGACTGAGAGTGAACATGAAGAACAAACTAATGCCGTTCTATGACAAGATGATGCTACGCAAAAGATACATCATTGAAACGATTAATGACCTGTTGAAAAATACGGCTCAGATAGTACATTCACGTCACAGGTCTGTTGCGAATTTCATCATAAATATTATTTCTGCATTAGGGGCATACTGTTTCTTTGACAACAAGCCCAAGGCACTTACTGGATACGTTATCGAAGATACGAAACAGCTGAGTCTTTTCTAA
- a CDS encoding DUF6398 domain-containing protein: MDKKELKEREVKVTELAVNFCNEKLDEECATLCTQLIQKLGRKRTNPLQSGRLEIWAAAAVYTICSINFIFSKDSRLSLTSNDICEYFGTSNSTTAQKSRTIKDLLKISQVFDPNFSLKEIATNNPFNRLRMSNGFFFFD; the protein is encoded by the coding sequence ATGGACAAAAAAGAATTGAAAGAAAGAGAAGTGAAGGTAACAGAACTTGCTGTGAACTTCTGCAACGAGAAGTTGGACGAGGAATGTGCCACACTATGCACCCAGCTGATACAGAAACTTGGAAGGAAACGCACCAATCCTCTCCAGTCTGGAAGATTAGAGATTTGGGCAGCAGCAGCTGTTTACACCATATGCAGCATCAACTTCATATTCAGCAAGGACTCCCGACTAAGCTTGACATCGAATGACATCTGTGAATATTTTGGCACAAGCAACTCTACCACGGCGCAAAAGTCGAGGACGATAAAAGACTTGCTGAAGATAAGTCAAGTATTCGATCCCAACTTTTCATTGAAAGAGATTGCCACAAACAATCCTTTCAATCGTCTTCGAATGTCAAATGGATTTTTCTTCTTCGACTAA